A genomic window from Brassica oleracea var. oleracea cultivar TO1000 chromosome C8, BOL, whole genome shotgun sequence includes:
- the LOC106308037 gene encoding histone deacetylase 7-like: MENAANLAWVPDGRKRRVSYYYEPAIGNGNGRESQQISTTHNLICSYYLPRYMDIIRPPPAQHSDFTKFHSPEYISFLRLVTPEYARLKTVTDPSLKRFNLDAWDSPVFSGLFDYCRLYAGASISAAAKLNRNEADIAINWSGGMHRAKTDKACGFGYVNDVVLGILELLKVFKRVLYIDIGYYHGEAVQEAFHKTDRVMTVSFHKSGVDQRRGDITDYGVGKGEYYSLNAPLKNGLDDASFATLFVPIIHKAMEVYQPEAIVLLCGPDSLSGDALGKFNLTVKGHGACLGYIRSFNVPLMLLGGQGHTLGNVARCWCYETAVSVGKELNDDCPMIADDDCFAPAYKLHIEPNPMENLNTDGDIAKIKKTLLKQLSQVIHAPSVQFQDTPPISQVTEEAEEDMETR; the protein is encoded by the exons ATGGAGAATGCGGCGAACTTGGCTTGGGTTCCCGACGGAAGGAAACGGCGCGTGAGCTACTACTACGAGCCAGCGATCGGCAACGGAAACGGACGAGAATCCCAACAGATCAGTACGACTCACAACCTCATCTGCAGCTATTACCTCCCTCGCTACATGGATATCATCCGCCCTCCCCCTGCCCAACATTCAGATTTCACTAAATTCCACTCGCCGGAGTACATATCATTCCTCCGCTTAGTCACGCCGGAGTACGCTAGGTTGAAAACCGTGACGGATCCTTCCCTCAAGCGCTTCAACTTAGACGCGTGGGACTCCCCTGTCTTCAGTGGCCTCTTCGATTATTGCCGTCTCTACGCCGGTGCTTCTATTTCCGCCGCCGCCAAACTGAACCGAAACGAAGCTGATATCGCCATCAATTGGTCCGGCGGGATGCACCGTGCCAAGACAGATAAGGCTTGTGGCTTTGGCTACGTCAACGACGTTGTTCTTGGGATCCTCGAGTTGCTTAAGGTCTTCAAG CGAGTACTCTACATAGATATTGGCTACTACCATGGGGAAGCAGTACAAGAAGCATTCCACAAAACTGATAGAGTTATGACTGTTTCTTTCCACAAGTCTGGGGTCGACCAAAGAAGAGGGGACATAACAGACTACGGGGTAGGAAAGGGAGAATACTATTCTCTAAATGCACCACTGAAGAATGGTCTGGACGATGCAAGTTTCGCCACTTTATTTGTACCTATTATCCATAAGGCTATGGAGGTTTATCAACCAGAAGCAATTGTTCTTCTGTGCGGCCCTGATTCATTATCTGGTGATGCGTTGGGTAAATTCAACTTGACTGTCAAGGGTCATGGTGCTTGTCTCGGGTACATAAGATCATTTAATGTTCCTCTCATGCTCTTGGGTGGTCAAGGTCACACTCTTGGAAATGTTGCACGTTGCTGGTGCTATGAG ACAGCAGTTTCGGTTGGAAAAGAACTCAACGACGATTGCCCTATGATTGCGGACGACGATTGTTTTGCCCCAGCTTATAAACTTCACATCGAGCCAAACCCCATGGAGAATTTAAACACAGACGGAGATATTGCAAAAATAAA GAAGACACTACTAAAGCAACTTTCGCAAGTGATACACGCACCTAGTGTGCAGTTTCAAGACACTCCACCAATCAGTCAAGTTACAGAAGAA GCGGAAGAGGACATGGAGACGAGATAA
- the LOC106310716 gene encoding histone deacetylase 7-like produces the protein MENAASLASGTDGKKRRVTYYYEPYIGDGSQRVSQQITTTHNLIRSYNLHNDMDIIRPSLAKDSDFVRFHSPEYITCLATLTPEYVDMANKSENVAETSLELFDLDEWDTPFFPGLIDYCRLYAGGSICAAAKLNRREADITINWSGGMHRAKRDEARGFGYVNDVVLGILELLKVFKRVLYIDIGYYHGDAVQEAFYKTDRVMTVSFHESVVQSRGDITDNGVEKGEYYSLNAPLKNGLNDASFVNLLVPVIHKAMEVYQPEAIVLQCGPDSLAGDALGKFNLTIKGHAACLQYIRSFNVPLMLLGGQGHTLGNVARCWCYETAVSVGKEIDDDLDTNVSDACFAPGYQLHIEPNRMKNLNTDGYIAKIKKTLLNQLSQVIHAPSVQFQDTPPISQVTEAAEEDMETR, from the exons ATGGAGAATGCGGCGAGCTTGGCTTCAGGTACCGACGGAAAGAAACGGCGCGTGACCTACTACTACGAGCCATACATCGGCGACGGCAGTCAACGGGTATCCCAACAGATCACTACTACTCACAACCTCATCCGCAGCTATAACCTCCACAACGACATGGATATCATCCGCCCTAGCCTTGCCAAAGATTCAGATTTCGTTCGGTTTCACTCGCCGGAGTACATAACATGCCTCGCTACTCTCACGCCGGAGTATGTCGACATGGCTAATAAGTCAGAAAACGTAGCCGAAACTTCCTTGGAGCTCTTCGACTTAGACGAGTGGGACACCCCTTTCTTCCCTGGCCTCATCGATTATTGCCGTCTCTACGCTGGTGGTTCTATTTGCGCCGCCGCCAAGCTGAACCGACGCGAAGCTGATATCACCATCAATTGGTCCGGCGGGATGCACCGTGCCAAGAGAGATGAGGCTCGTGGCTTTGGCTACGTCAATGACGTTGTTCTTGGGATCCTCGAGTTGCTCAAAGTCTTCAAG CGAGTTCTCTACATAGATATTGGGTATTACCATGGGGATGCAGTACAAGAAGCGTTCTACAAAACTGATAGAGTTATGACTGTTTCTTTCCACGAGTCTGTGGTCCAAAGCAGAGGAGACATAACAGACAACGGGGTAGAAAAGGGAGAATACTATTCTCTAAATGCTCCACTAAAGAATGGTTTGAACGATGCAAGTTTCGTCAATTTATTGGTACCTGTTATCCACAAGGCTATGGAGGTTTATCAGCCGGAAGCAATTGTTCTTCAGTGTGGGCCTGATTCACTAGCTGGTGACGCGTTGGGTAAATTCAACTTGACTATCAAGGGTCACGCTGCATGTCTCCAGTACATAAGATCATTTAACGTTCCTCTCATGCTCTTGGGTGGTCAAGGTCACACTCTTGGAAATGTTGCACGTTGCTGGTGCTATGAG ACAGCAGTTTCGGTTGGAAAAGAAATTGACGACGATCTCGATACCAATGTGTCCGATGCGTGTTTTGCCCCAGGTTATCAACTTCATATTGAGCCAAACCGCATGAAGAATTTAAACACAGACGGATATATCGCAAAAATAAA GAAGACATTACTAAACCAACTTTCGCAAGTGATACACGCACCTAGTGTGCAGTTTCAAGACACTCCACCAATCAGTCAAGTTACAGAAGCA GCGGAAGAGGACATGGAGACGAGATAA
- the LOC106310286 gene encoding uncharacterized protein LOC106310286, whose amino-acid sequence MVTTKKSESSLKFLCSYGGRILPRSIDGKLRYVGGFTRVLSVVDSISFSELMVKLEEFCGYAVDLKCQLPDGDLETLISVKSDEDLTNIVEEYNRVYGGKIRAVLSTPKHVSPPSSGGDVSPKSPFSVVASPSPPPAYRRFPLSRYQMENLQSGIFRKRAEEYSRCCKCRVQNIDSNLIWH is encoded by the exons ATGGTGACAACGAAGAAGAGCGAAAGCAGCCTCAAGTTTCTCTGTAGTTACGGCGGTAGAATACTTCCTCGCTCTATCGACGGGAAGCTCCGTTACGTCGGCGGTTTCACCAGAGTCCTCTCCGTTGTTGATTCCATCTCTTTCTCAG AGCTAATGGTGAAATTGGAGGAGTTCTGTGGATACGCCGTTGATCTCAAGTGCCAGTTACCAGACGGAGATCTCGAGACACTGATCTCCGTCAAGTCAGACGAAGATCTCACGAACATAGTAGAGGAATACAATCGCGTCTACGGAGGCAAGATTCGAGCGGTTTTATCTACTCCTAAGCATGTATCGCCACCATCGAGCGGCGGCGATGTGTCACCGAAATCTCCTTTCTCCGTCGTCGCTTCTCCTTCGCCTCCGCCGGCGTATAGAAGGTTTCCACTATCTCGTTATCAGATGGAGAATCTCCAGAGCGGAATATTCCGTAAGCGAGCGGAGGAATATTCGCGTTGCTGTAAATGCCGTGTGCAGAACATAGACTCCAATCTCATTTGGCATTGA